The Alphaproteobacteria bacterium genome contains the following window.
GCGCTCAGAACCGTGGGCACCTTGTATTCCTTCGCGACCTTTGCGAGGAGTACCACGTTGTTCATTAGCGTGGCTCGGTCCGTGTTCGCCACCCCAAACGTCATCTGCGGCTGGTGGTCGATGAATGCGATCGCGCTGTCCTGCGCCGTGTAGAGCTTATGGTAATTCGGCATGTGGATCTCCTTTCCTCGGCTCACGCGCAAAGCAAAATATGAATAGGCCTGAAGCAGCCTGAAGAGAAGGCGGTTGGCTAAAACAAACTTGATCGGATCGAGGTCCTGTTGGCGCCCGCCCACTCATTGCTTAAATGTCACGGCCGAATATCACGGCAGATCGAAAAGGACGATTTCCGTTTCATTCGATGTTGCAGTAAGGGTCAGACTTGTCTCATCCGTTAGGGCGGCTCCATCGCCCGCACGCAGATCGTGACCGTTCAACTCGACCGCACCACCTGCCACCTGAATCCAAGCCCGTCGTCCCCTTGTCACTGTGTGCGTGACGAGTTCGTTCCTATTGAGGCTTGATACATACATCGCGGCGTCTTGGTGAATGCGAATGGCCCCATCGCGCCCGTCGGGAGAGACGACCAGGCGAAGTTGGCCGCGCCGTTCCCTTTCCTCGAACTTTTTTTGCTCGTAACTCGGCTTAATGCCTTCCTTGTCGGGCAGCAGCCAGATTTGAAGGAAGTGGACGGGCTCCTTTTTTGAGTGATTGAATTCGCTGTGGCGAATGCCAGTGCCCGCGGACATCCGCTGCACCTCGCCCGGGCGAATGACCGACCCCGTACCGATGCTGTCCTTGTGTTCGAGCGCGCCTTCGAGCACGTAGGAGATGATTTCCATATCCCGATGCCCGTGGGTGTCGAAACCAGCACCCGGCAGTACGCGATCCTCGTTGATTACCCGCAGCGGGCCAAAGCCCATGTGCCTTGGGTCGTAATAATGGCCGAAGGAGAAGGTGTGGCGGCTGTCGAGCCATCCAATATTGCTGGCACCACGCTCATCGGCCCGCCGGATGGAAATCATTTTTGCCCACCGCAATCGATTTACCAGTTCGTAAATTTGCTCCCGATGCGGATCGAGGACAATCCACCGAATTTTCACCACTGTGTCGCCATTTCGTCGACAATCCGGCTAAAATAATGCGCCATTTTGATTGCAAATTCACGTTCGGTTGGAGGGCGCAGGGCTATGGACAAGCTCGCGAGCATTCGGGCTTTCACGAAAGTCGTAGCGCACGGCAGCTTTTCCGAGGCCGCGCGAGAGCTGCGGCTTTCCCGGTCCGCGGTCAGCAAATATGTAACCGGCCTCGAAGATGAGCTTGGCGTTCAGCTCCTCAACCGCACGACGCGGAGTGCGAGCCCGACGGAGAACGGCGCCGTCTACTACGAGCGCTGTCTAACCATTCTCGGCGACGTCGACGAAGCCGACCGCGTCGTCAGCCGTCTTCAGGTCGAGCCGCGTGGACTGCTGCGGATCAATGCGCCGATGTCCTTCGGCACTTTGCATCTCGGTCGCGTTCTCGCCGAATTCATGGAACAGTATCCGGCATTGCGCATCGAGCTGATATTGGGGGATCAGCTGATCGATCCCGTGCAAGAGGGGTTCGACGTGACGCTCAGAATCGGGGACCTGCCGTCATCGAGCCTCATTGCC
Protein-coding sequences here:
- a CDS encoding LysR family transcriptional regulator; its protein translation is MDKLASIRAFTKVVAHGSFSEAARELRLSRSAVSKYVTGLEDELGVQLLNRTTRSASPTENGAVYYERCLTILGDVDEADRVVSRLQVEPRGLLRINAPMSFGTLHLGRVLAEFMEQYPALRIELILGDQLIDPVQEGFDVTLRIGDLPSSSLIARKIAPANRSLCASPAYLERRGVPQHPNDLRNHDCLNYGHLATGNQWKLTGGDGDHWIHAAWMLCSNNAQILKDAAIKGRGIALLPTFIAGAELQEGTLRSILPDYKAPELSLFAIYPPNRHLSVKIRVFIDFLVQRFGPRPYWDLVE
- a CDS encoding pirin family protein; translation: MISIRRADERGASNIGWLDSRHTFSFGHYYDPRHMGFGPLRVINEDRVLPGAGFDTHGHRDMEIISYVLEGALEHKDSIGTGSVIRPGEVQRMSAGTGIRHSEFNHSKKEPVHFLQIWLLPDKEGIKPSYEQKKFEERERRGQLRLVVSPDGRDGAIRIHQDAAMYVSSLNRNELVTHTVTRGRRAWIQVAGGAVELNGHDLRAGDGAALTDETSLTLTATSNETEIVLFDLP